Below is a genomic region from Bacteroidales bacterium.
CTTTTAAAGTAATTAATTCACTAAGTCTGATGCCTGTTGCATAGAGCATTTCAAGTATTAAAGCATTTCTAGCTGATATAAAATCGTCGGAGGAATTATCGTTATTATTTATTATTTCTAAAATAGAGCGTTCATCTACAAATACTGGTATTTGGAGCGGTATTTTTGGCATTGGAATATTTTTAGTAGGATTACTTTTTGTAATATTCATATATATAAGGTATTTATAGAATGAAGACAGAGAAGTTTTTTTTCTGCGTAGAGTTTTTGGTGAGTGCTTTTTTTCTGCTAAATCTGCCAACCATGACCTAATAATTGTAGGAGTACAAGTTTCAAAAGTAATATTTTCAAATGTATTTTCCAAATATTTTTTAAAAGAATATAAATCATTTTTATACGATAATATTGTATGATTTGAATATCTTTTCTCCTTTTTAAGATATTTTAGGTATTCTTCTATCATAAAAAAATCCCATTATTTTTTTAATGGGATAAAGGTACAATATTATTACGAGAAAGACAAGTGAATTTTATCCATTCATTTGTTTTGAAATAAGTCGTTGCACGTATAAAGCTTTAGATTTTTGTTCTCTTTTGCGCTCAGATGGTTTTGTAAACTTTTGTCTGTCTCTGAGCTCACGAGCAATGCCTGTTTTTTCAAATTTACGTTTTAGCTTTTTTAAAGCTTTGTCGATGGTGTCACCTTCTTTCAGTGTAACAATAATCATAAAAAAATTCTCCTTTCGATTGGTTAATAAAATTTTGGGCTGCAAAGATACAAAAAAATTAAATATTCATTACATTTTTTAGGATAATAATAAAATTATTTTTTCTCATTGAACTTTTCAATACCATTATCTAAAAATTTTAAGAACTCTTCTATATCTAAATTATATGCTCTTGGTGTAACTAAGTCATTTCCGTTAGCATCAAGCAAGCAATAATATGGTTGTGCATTTTTTTGGTATTTAGAAACTTGTAAGTCTGAAAATTTTCGACCAATAGTTTTTTTAACTTTTCCATCGTAAGAAGAAGTAATCCATTCTGATTCAGGAAGTTCTGTTTTGTCGTCAACGTATAATGCAACTACAATAAAATCATTTTTGAGTTTTTTTAATACTCGAGGGTCGCTCCAAACGTTTGCTTCCATTTCTCTACAATTAACGCATCCATGTCCGGTAAAATCTACAAATAGCGGTTTGTTTTTTTCTTTTGCACATTGTAGAGCTTGGTCAAAATCGTGATAGCCTTGAATGCCATGAGGAAGTGCCGGCAAAATGTCTTCAAATTTAGGTTTTTCGCATAAAACATTTGCTTCAGCATCTGTGATTGATATTGAAGATGTATTTTCTCTAACTATGCGTTGCATGTCGAAGTCAAGAGTTTGTTGTGGTGGCAAATATCCAGAAAGAGCTTTTAATGGTGCTCCCCACATGCCAGGAATCATATAAACTACAAATGAAAACACAGCAATTGCGAGAGATAATCTAACAACGCTTATATATTTAACATCACTATCGTGTTTGAATTTTAATTTTCCTAATAGATAAAACCCTAATAAAGTAAATGTTACAATCCAAATAGCTAAATATACTTCGCGGTCAAGTATTCCCCAGTGATAAACTTGGTCTGCAACGCTTAAAAATTTGAATCCTAAAGC
It encodes:
- a CDS encoding tyrosine-type recombinase/integrase — translated: MIEEYLKYLKKEKRYSNHTILSYKNDLYSFKKYLENTFENITFETCTPTIIRSWLADLAEKKHSPKTLRRKKTSLSSFYKYLIYMNITKSNPTKNIPMPKIPLQIPVFVDERSILEIINNNDNSSDDFISARNALILEMLYATGIRLSELITLKDSDIDYHKLLIKIRGKRDKERIIPFSNELLLRINQYNKLKKDFFEASEIDNNFFLTNSGKQLYPKFVYRIVNDFLSENTNLSKKSPHVLRHTFATHLLQNGADLKSIKDLLGHSSLASTQIYTHTNIKQLKKVYDKTHPKS
- a CDS encoding 30S ribosomal protein S21, with translation MIIVTLKEGDTIDKALKKLKRKFEKTGIARELRDRQKFTKPSERKREQKSKALYVQRLISKQMNG
- a CDS encoding DUF255 domain-containing protein, with protein sequence LASSDETVVASKDDESNSKSIWGVILEAIIWGFVALLTPCVFPMVPMTVSFFLKGSENKAKSRFNATVFGISIVILYTVPIAILIGISYFIGGQAITADAFNWLATHWIPNILFFLIFMFFAASFFGAFEIVLPSWMTSRADAKADRGGIIGSFFMALTLVLVSFSCTGPIVGSIIVKSTHGEIWEPIITMLAFSIAFALPFTLFAFFPSWLNNLPKSGGWLNSVKVVLGFIEVALGFKFLSVADQVYHWGILDREVYLAIWIVTFTLLGFYLLGKLKFKHDSDVKYISVVRLSLAIAVFSFVVYMIPGMWGAPLKALSGYLPPQQTLDFDMQRIVRENTSSISITDAEANVLCEKPKFEDILPALPHGIQGYHDFDQALQCAKEKNKPLFVDFTGHGCVNCREMEANVWSDPRVLKKLKNDFIVVALYVDDKTELPESEWITSSYDGKVKKTIGRKFSDLQVSKYQKNAQPYYCLLDANGNDLVTPRAYNLDIEEFLKFLDNGIEKFNEKK